In Maridesulfovibrio sp., a single genomic region encodes these proteins:
- a CDS encoding TAXI family TRAP transporter solute-binding subunit, with protein MFNKFSCMVLSCMLCLTFFAAPSQASDKSLIIATATTGGTFYPVGVAIGTLISIKLAGQDGISATAINSAGSGENIQMLKNKEADLAILQALYGLNAYKGEGPYEGKPFTGFKSISMLWENVEHFPLLNKYIKTGTIQDLKGLHKKFSIGKRGSGTEGSGRTLLKLMGVDPDKDLILEYLGYTPSAQAMMDGRIVGANIPAGPPAAAITQLYAQMGSDDVSVLEFTDEQLAEIQKEYPIWNRFVIPAGTYPSQKKDIRTIAQPNFLACRADLPEDVVYKITKTIYENLPFLNNIHKATKAMSLERATAGLPAPLHPGAVKYYREVGIIK; from the coding sequence ATGTTTAACAAATTTTCATGCATGGTTCTGAGCTGCATGCTCTGCCTTACATTTTTCGCAGCGCCTTCCCAGGCCAGTGACAAAAGCCTGATCATCGCGACTGCAACAACCGGGGGAACCTTCTACCCCGTAGGCGTAGCTATCGGAACACTGATCAGCATCAAGCTGGCCGGCCAGGACGGAATCTCCGCCACTGCGATCAACTCCGCAGGATCCGGCGAAAACATCCAGATGCTCAAAAACAAGGAAGCTGACCTGGCCATTCTGCAGGCTCTGTACGGCCTGAACGCTTATAAAGGCGAAGGCCCGTATGAAGGAAAGCCGTTCACCGGATTCAAATCCATCAGCATGCTTTGGGAAAACGTAGAACATTTCCCCCTGCTGAACAAATACATCAAAACTGGAACCATTCAGGACCTCAAAGGCCTGCATAAAAAATTCTCCATAGGTAAACGCGGAAGCGGAACCGAAGGCTCAGGCCGTACCCTGCTGAAGCTGATGGGAGTGGACCCGGACAAGGATCTCATCCTTGAATACCTCGGCTACACACCCTCCGCCCAGGCAATGATGGACGGAAGAATCGTCGGTGCCAATATCCCGGCCGGTCCCCCGGCTGCTGCCATCACACAGCTTTACGCACAGATGGGCTCTGACGATGTAAGCGTTCTTGAGTTCACTGACGAGCAGCTTGCCGAAATCCAGAAGGAATACCCCATCTGGAACAGATTCGTGATCCCGGCCGGAACATATCCTTCCCAGAAAAAGGACATCAGGACCATCGCCCAGCCGAACTTCCTGGCCTGCCGCGCAGATCTTCCCGAAGATGTTGTCTACAAGATAACCAAAACCATCTACGAGAACCTGCCGTTCCTCAACAACATCCACAAGGCCACCAAGGCCATGTCTCTTGAACGCGCTACCGCAGGCCTGCCTGCTCCGCTTCATCCCGGTGCCGTTAAGTACTACCGCGAAGTCGGCATCATAAAATAA